The following is a genomic window from Opitutus sp. GAS368.
CCGGCCACAACGCCACGCTGCTCCACGCGACCATGGGTGCCGGCCACGGCGGCGCCGCCGGCCGATACGACGCCCTCAACGATGTCGCGCGGAACTATGCGTTCTTCTTGCAAGCCCTCGGTATGAGCAAATAACCCCGCTGCTGTAATTCTGAGCGCAGCGAAGAATCCATGGATCCTTCACTCTGTTCAGGATGACACGCCTTCACCCCATGAAACCTTTGCTTCTTCGCTTCTTTGTGTTCTCCGCCGCTCTGGCCGCCGTGCCCTGTTTCGCCCTGAGCCTCGCCACCTCGGTGCCCGCCGGCAAGCGCTACGGCCTCGTCATCCACGGCGGCGCCGGCGTCATCGAGCGCGCCGCCATGAGCCCGGAGCGCGAGGCCGAATACCGCACAGCCCTCAACCAGGCGTTGCAGGCCGGCTACGCCGTCCTCGACCAGGGCGGCAGCGCGCTCGAGGCGGTCACCGCCGCCATCAACCTCATGGAGGACAACCCGCTCTTCAACGCCGGCAAGGGCGCCGTGTTCAACGCCGACGGCATCTGCGAGCTCGACGCTTCGGTGATGGACGGCCGCACGCAAGCCGCCGGCGCCGTGGCCGCCCTGCACCACATCAAGAACCCCATCAACCTCGCGCGCGACGTCATGCTGAAGTCCGAGCACGTCATGCTGGTCGGCGACGGGGCGGAGAAGTTCGCCCAGTCGCTCGGCTACCAGCTGGTGCCGAACGCGTATTTCCAGACCGACTGGCGCCGCGAACAGCTGAAGAAAGCCCAGGAACAGGAGAAGGAAAAGGCCGGCAAGAAAACCGCCGCGCTGCCGGCGGCGCCCGTGGACTATTTCACCCGCACGCTCCGCTGGGGCACCGTGGGCTGTGTGGCCTTGGACCGGGCTGGCAATCTCGCGGCCGGCACCTCCACCGGGGGCATGACCAACAAGAAATACGGTCGCGTCGGCGACGCCCCGATCATCGGCGCGGGCACCTACGCCAACAACGCCACCTGCGCGGTGAGCGCCACCGGTTGGGGTGAGTTCTTCATCCGCGTCGGGGTTGCCCGCGACATTGCCGCCCAGATGGAATACCGCGGCACGCCGCTGCGTGCGGCCGCGGCCGCGACGATCGCCAAGGTCGCGCAGCTCGGCGGCGACGGCGGCGTCATCGCCCTCGACGCGCAGGGCGACATCGCGATGGAGTTCAATTCCCCCGGCATGTATCGCGCCTTCCGGTTCTCCGACCGGCCCGCAGTCATTGCCATCTACGGCGACGAGGCGAAAAACTGAGCCATGCTCCCCGACCAATCCCCCGTGGGCCTCACCCCATGAACAAGCGCGACCTCCTGGCCCGCATCAATGCCAAGCTCGCCGCCGAGTTGGAAGCGATCACCTCCGCCGCGCTCGCCACCCATGCCGAGGCCACCGACGAGGAGAACAAGGCCGAGGACAAATACGACACCCGCGGACTCGAGGCCTCCTACCTGGCCCACGGCCAGTCCAAGGCCGCCGAGGAGGCGGCGCAGGCGGTCGCCCAGTTCTCCGCGCTGCCCGTCCGGGACTTCGCGGCCGGCGAACTCATCAGCCTCGGCGCCCTGGTGCGGCTCGAGGGTCGCGGCCGGAGCCACTATTTCATCGGCCCCCGCGCCGGCGGCACGGAGGTCGACGTCGGCGGCGACCCCGTGCTGGTCATCACCCCGCAGTCGCCGCTCGGCCGCCAGCTCATGGGCCGCAAGCAGGGCGACACCCTGCAGCTGGACCTCGGCGGCAAACGCAGCGAGTTCCGCGTAAGTTCTGTTGCCTGAAAACACCAAGAAGCAAAGCAGCCAAGAGGTGGTGGGCTGTGTGATTGCACTTTGCTGCTTAGCTGCTTTGTGTTTTCCCATACTTATGCCGACTACCTACGAAACTCTCCGCGCCGACATCATCACCGCCATGAAGGCCCGCGATACGGCCACCGCCACCGCGCTCCGCACCATGGACGCCGCCATCCAGCGCGCCGCGATGGACAGCAGCAAGCCGATCGACGAGGCGCTCGTCGTCGCCACCTTCCGCAAGGCCGTGAAGAACCTCACCGACGCCCGCACCGAGTTCGAGAAGGGCGGCCGGGCCGATCTCGTCGCCGCCAACAGCGCGGAGATTGCCATCCTGGAGAAATATCTGCCCAAGGGCCTCGACCCCGCCAAGCTCGAGGCGCTCGTCGCCGAGGTCATCGCCGCCACCGGCGCCACCTCGAAGAAGGAGATGGGCAAGGTCATCGGCGCCCTCAAGCAGCGGCCCGAGGCCGCGCTCATCGACTTCGGCGCCGTGAGTAAACTCATCCAGGCGAAGCTCTCCTGAGGTTTTTAACCACGGATATCACCGGTGAACATGGATAGGGCATTCATGGCCTGTCATCCTGAGCGTAGCGAAGGATCCACGACTGCGTATGTCACACCACCAGCGAATGCATGGATTCTTCGCTGCGCTCAGAATGACAAACACGGTGATCGGGTCTGTCCTCCGTCTTCTG
Proteins encoded in this region:
- a CDS encoding isoaspartyl peptidase/L-asparaginase — encoded protein: MKPLLLRFFVFSAALAAVPCFALSLATSVPAGKRYGLVIHGGAGVIERAAMSPEREAEYRTALNQALQAGYAVLDQGGSALEAVTAAINLMEDNPLFNAGKGAVFNADGICELDASVMDGRTQAAGAVAALHHIKNPINLARDVMLKSEHVMLVGDGAEKFAQSLGYQLVPNAYFQTDWRREQLKKAQEQEKEKAGKKTAALPAAPVDYFTRTLRWGTVGCVALDRAGNLAAGTSTGGMTNKKYGRVGDAPIIGAGTYANNATCAVSATGWGEFFIRVGVARDIAAQMEYRGTPLRAAAAATIAKVAQLGGDGGVIALDAQGDIAMEFNSPGMYRAFRFSDRPAVIAIYGDEAKN
- a CDS encoding GatB/YqeY domain-containing protein, whose protein sequence is MPTTYETLRADIITAMKARDTATATALRTMDAAIQRAAMDSSKPIDEALVVATFRKAVKNLTDARTEFEKGGRADLVAANSAEIAILEKYLPKGLDPAKLEALVAEVIAATGATSKKEMGKVIGALKQRPEAALIDFGAVSKLIQAKLS
- a CDS encoding GreA/GreB family elongation factor, which encodes MNKRDLLARINAKLAAELEAITSAALATHAEATDEENKAEDKYDTRGLEASYLAHGQSKAAEEAAQAVAQFSALPVRDFAAGELISLGALVRLEGRGRSHYFIGPRAGGTEVDVGGDPVLVITPQSPLGRQLMGRKQGDTLQLDLGGKRSEFRVSSVA